The sequence CAAAAATGTTTCTCAGATTTGAGACAAGAACAAGCAGGAGTGggcaaatatattaaattaaatttacaatGATTTTGAAATGAAGTAGGTATAGAACATCCCATGTTCTTGTACAATAATACAATTCCAAATGAACAATTGTATTCTACTCTGATAGAAttgattgataataataataataatattaaaaacaggAATTGAAGTTTGGTGTGTCAACTGATCAACAACCAAAATTGTTCTTTTGCTTTACTGTTGGAGACAATTTTAAAGACTTTCTTCATCAGCGGGCACTCTAACTCGCTCGCCATTGAAGTAGAGGTATCTCCATCTCTTTCgatatttcttcatcaacatcttcttcttatGGCTTTGGCCCGAAATTTCAAATGCTCTGCCCACTCTATAAACTGTGTCATCATCAGGTCTCACTCCCAATTCCTCCATGTCTGTAAATACCTGACATTTTCTCcacaaatcaaagaaattaagtAACCCAGTGACTGTAAAAGTCACTTACAAGCTGCAAATATTGAACTTGGTTACCTCCAAAATCTTCTCTGGCATGTGATGGTGCTCATATAAAGAAATTATTCGAGAAAATAACCGCTTAGAAATCGATCGGGAGTGTGTTTGCAGAATCATGTTCCAAATGATCTCAGTTTCATCTAACCTCCCGTCCATGTCAAAAGCCAGCAGAAGTGTGTCATATGTTCCCATTGTGAGCATTTGGCCCTTGCTTAACAACCACTTTGATACCTGCAATATATAGCCACACATCCTCAAACAAGGCATTGTGCAGAGTTCCAGCATGATACCGAGAACAAAagctaaataaaaaggaacagatAATAACATTTTAGAATCTATTAAGTACATACTTGAATGATCCTCAACCATTGTTTTCATAGTTCACATCCACAAACAAGGCATTGTGCAGAGTCTCAGCATGTTACAGAGAACAAAagctaaataaaaaggaacaagcAATAATATGTTAGAATCTATTAATTACATACTTGAATGATCCTCAACCATTGTTTTCATAGTTCACATCCTCAAACAAGGCATTGTGCAGAGTTTCAGCATGTTACAgagaacaaaagcaaaataaaaagaaacaagtaataATATGTTAGAATCTATTAATTACATACTTGAATGATCCTCAACCATTGTTTTCTTCGACGCAAAATACTCAAAGCCTTTGCTGCAGCAATGACAGGGAATTCAGTCTCCCATGCAGTCCATTTGTCTAATGCTCCATAGATTGCTTCTTTCTCATTCGGGAGGTTCGAGACCtacaaaaattcataaaagcatatatttttatgagCAAAGAGAACATGCAAGAGCAAGTAATGAACTCAAGTAAATCAAACAGTTCAAACTTAGCAGGAATTCAGGACAGCTATTTGAAATcttaaacaaaaactctcaCAAATGATAAATggcaaacaaaaagaaaaaaaaatgcaatttttgaaacaaatacGAGGTTACAAACTCTAGGAATACAATTAACAGGATTTTGAGAAAGATTGACATGAAAATCAGTGAGAAACTTACAATTCGAACAAGATGGAGGGCCTTCTGCCCAGATCCAGCAGAATCCCTGTTCTTCCATAAATGATGCTCCTTTTTCCCTGGCTTCTTTACTATCTGTCTGTAAATCAGTTTTCAACCATACAATGGCCTATAATTCAAAGAACCCTAACTTAACTTCACttgagaaataaatcaaaatgtaAAGAAAACACCTACAATGATTTATCGTGGCTCAAGATGCAAGGGAGCTTTGATTGGTTGTTGTGTTGTTTTGAGAGAAAGCGATGAAGGAGAAAAAGATCACCTCTGGTGATATCCTCCGGAGAGGAAAAAGGATTGAAGGTGCTGGAGCGAAGcccctaaccctaattccacCATTGCAAGTGGGGGAGCTCAAACCCCTAAACCCTCAGCCCAAGCAAGATAACACTGTTACCGTAAATTATccatataaaatttcattaccaaaaaatttcttttatatatgattttgcactttgtttttttattttttattttaaaaaaaattggataaaccacattaattaaaaagaaaggggAAAACTACAACAGACTTTCACAACACACACAGTGGGAAAACACAAAACGAAAACAACAACCACTAACCATAAGAAGTGGTAGCACAGAGGACACACACTAaaacaaaacaagtaaaaacaaGGAAGTAACGACACACAAAAACTGCCAACACACTCTAAAGACCTTTCTGTTACTCATCCATGTGCTGAACCTGTATCTCCTCAGAAGCCAAATCAACCCCTGTCTTCTCCACCCTCGGACCTAAAAAATCCAGACTCCGGCGGATGGTAGTGATGGAATCCTTCAACTTGACTCTGGAACTCTCCCGGCTGTGTCACTACTGCCTCCGGATTCCGGCGGATTTTGCCctttattgataaatatatatatttttatatatataatctataaaataaaaccaaaaatcaaataaatatatattcttgCATAAGAAATTCATATCTTTACTAAAGAAATACAATTCACAGAGAGGTTGAAAATTTAGGCATAAGAACATAGTTGTATTAAAGTATTAACTCATTTGTATAAACTCatgatataatttattcatatttcattaaaaaaaaatagctcttGAACAATCAATTTGAGCAAACACAATCAAGCAGCCTAATATGTAGTAGGGCTgaattataaaagaatatagctcaagtattaaaaatatcaagGGATTTATTGGACTCAAAGACATATATCCCGGCCTAAAACAAATTACAACAAAGTAAAGctttaaaaaagtaaatacaagAAGATGCATTAACATGGTGCACCAAACTGTAtctaattctatatatatatatatatatatgtgtatccATATCTTATTAATTAGTGCCAAGCAGAAGCTGAGATCAAGCTCCTGTTTTTCCAGCCCAGCAGCATAGCTCCATCCTTCTCAACCAATGTATACTTATCAGAATAGCAAGCTAGAAGAGTCCTTATCACAGAGTTGACATATGAGCTCAGAGGATATGGTTTGAACCCTGCCATGGTGAGCCTGGACCTCCATTTCCCCAGTAGTTCATACCTCTCTACTCTTTCCTTCCCCTCGCACGCGATCATGTTCTACAATGTCCTTTGCCAGACAGTGCTGCTCGACACTGATCCGTTCCTTGCTGTCTCGAGCCAGTGTGGCATCAATGGACTCGAACATAGCTGAGTAGTAATCCAGTGTCTCCATGAACCTTGTCAAGAATGGAGTTGTGTTGCTGTTGGATTCATGCTCAACCAGGGTGGTCACTTTTGGCGATAGCCCTTTCACCATCCGAAGCAGACCGTCGCGAGGATTATTAACATCAACACTCTCATCTGGTGTGTGATGAAGCTGAAGAGTGAAGTTCACTGCAAGTGCTTCGTCGGGCCTGATGTCTAGCATGTCTCGAGTAACATTTGGACCATAAACACTCAATGCATTGAATTCAAGTGGTATATTGAACTTCTTCGACATTTCAGAAAGCATCTTTCCAACAAGTTGAAGATTTTCTCCTCGGGCATATTCTGACACTGGATCATCTATTCCAGTGATACGCACATGAGGCGGCCCTCCTGGTCTTGCCGCCAATGCCTGTATCAAAGTGATCCATTGAGTCCCCTGAGCAATTTGAAAATCAATGATGTGGATGCGGTTCTCATTCCTCAGAGCTTCAGCAATTGCACCGTTGGCTGCCATGTAGCCGAACTTGAAGTAGGGACAGATGTCATACAGAATCCGCATGTAGGATAGCAGCTCCTTGCTCTCTGGTGCACGACACTTGAGGGCCTGGTAGATATTAGTGCCAGAAGACTCATGCCTGGCGACTAGGCCTTCAATAATATAAGCACCAAGGCGCTGGATAGGTTCACCGGTAATGGAAACCACACCGCGGGCTTTCTCAACAAGTGTTTCGAAatcttcaatcttgttttccGATAATGCCTCCGCACATTTTACAAGCAATTGCTTCATGTTATTCAGCGGAATGTCTGCCACCTCTTTTAGACGCTTCTCTGGACGGTTTACATAACTACCCTGATATCTGGTTAAAGGATATTGGTGATGAGGGTTAGAGACCTGAACACATGACACTTGACTAGATGTCCTCGATCGGGACTTTGGGACTTgagctatttttgtttcatCCAATTCAGTGTTGGTGCTGGTTGTTGCCTCATCAGAATCAGGAGCCATTAGGACAGTCTCTAGTTCTTGAAGGGCATGTCGAATGCTCTGGCCGGAGGAAATGTAGGCTGAACTATGATGCCCCTGGATACCGTCTTggaaagaaatttcagcctgCCTGAATGAATTGCCGGAGTAATAGGAAGGACTGTACTGTTCCTGGCTATTGCTCCTTGCAGACAAAGTTTCACAGTCGAACTGGCTAGACAGAGGAGAGTTTGGTGAAATTCCTagattaaattttattgaatcCACTGGCCATTCAGAGTATGCTGGAGTGATCACGGATGAATGATTGTAAGAAATGTCAGCATCGGTGAATTCAGATCCGAAAAATTGTTGCATGTCCATTAGAAGGGAATGGCATCAATTTAAAAGTTATCTGCATATTAATTATAGATTACTCAAATTACAAAATGATAGTAACATTCTTTATAGAAGACACACGCACAAAATACCAGCCGCTAAATATGCCATGTATATAAATGAAATATCAAATTTCAAAGTCTAGAAAGTTCTCAAATCATTCAAACAATTATCATAATTTCAAACAAGAATTGAAGACTCAAACAAGCACATTCAATTTCAACAATTCCAACTGTTTGATATGaacaatcaacaaaatcatcatagagAACCAAAAAGCAGAATTCTCAAATTGCTTGTATGGAAAACAATGGTATATTCACAACAGCAATAAGTACAAGCATACATAAACAATGATATATTCCATATATCTATTAAATTAATTAGAACCTCAAACAAATGGTAACCTTATCGGTCATTCTACAATAAATGATATTTAGGAAATCAATATCAACACAAAAAAGCcttgaaatttttgaattatctaaAGGTGACTTAAACCTGAAATTGGAAGAACACAAAGGGGATAATAAATTGGACTTCATATTTGGCAAATCACTTTCATAAAACCTAATTACTTGTATGGGAGGTATCCTCAGTTTTTAATTTGACACACTAATGGGAGTCACCATCACCAGGCTTTCACCACACTAGAATGATGATTGATTCTGGCTTTACACCTCTAAATTAAAACTTCCAATAATTGGAAAAAGCAAGCCAAGAAGCTAAAagcaaaaagaattaaaaaaattaaactaggGCAAGTGGAGAGcataaaaagacaaaagaaaatcaaaaagttaaggaataattacaaaaacagtgtaaggaaaaagaa comes from Dioscorea cayenensis subsp. rotundata cultivar TDr96_F1 chromosome 15, TDr96_F1_v2_PseudoChromosome.rev07_lg8_w22 25.fasta, whole genome shotgun sequence and encodes:
- the LOC120277195 gene encoding pentatricopeptide repeat-containing protein At4g18975, chloroplastic-like, whose translation is MDNLRGDLFLLHRFLSKQHNNQSKLPCILSHDKSLQIVKKPGKKEHHLWKNRDSAGSGQKALHLVRIVSNLPNEKEAIYGALDKWTAWETEFPVIAAAKALSILRRRKQWLRIIQVSKWLLSKGQMLTMGTYDTLLLAFDMDGRLDETEIIWNMILQTHSRSISKRLFSRIISLYEHHHMPEKILEVFTDMEELGVRPDDDTVYRVGRAFEISGQSHKKKMLMKKYRKRWRYLYFNGERVRVPADEESL
- the LOC120277530 gene encoding LOW QUALITY PROTEIN: chitin-inducible gibberellin-responsive protein 1-like (The sequence of the model RefSeq protein was modified relative to this genomic sequence to represent the inferred CDS: deleted 1 base in 1 codon), with the protein product MDMQQFFGSEFTDADISYNHSSVITPAYSEWPVDSIKFNLGISPNSPLSSQFDCETLSARSNSQEQYSPSYYSGNSFRQAEISFQDGIQGHHSSAYISSGQSIRHALQELETVLMAPDSDEATTSTNTELDETKIAQVPKSRSRTSSQVSCVQVSNPHHQYPLTRYQGSYVNRPEKRLKEVADIPLNNMKQLLVKCAEALSENKIEDFETLVEKARGVVSITGEPIQRLGAYIIEGLVARHESSGTNIYQALKCRAPESKELLSYMRILYDICPYFKFGYMAANGAIAEALRNENRIHIIDFQIAQGTQWITLIQALAARPGGPPHVRITGIDDPVSEYARGENLQLVGKMLSEMSKKFNIPLEFNALSVYGPNVTRDMLDIRPDEALAVNFTLQLHHTPDESVDVNNPRDGLLRMVKGLSPKVTTLVEHESNSNTTPFLTRFMETLDYYSAMFESIDATLARDSKERISVEQHCLAKDIVNMIACEGKERVERYELLGKWRSRLTMAGFKPYPLSSYVNSVIRTLLACYSDKYTLVEKDGAMLLGWKNRSLISASAWH